One stretch of Gadus chalcogrammus isolate NIFS_2021 chromosome 14, NIFS_Gcha_1.0, whole genome shotgun sequence DNA includes these proteins:
- the LOC130403674 gene encoding mucin-5AC-like yields MTCDWSDWFNLGEPTTGPNGGEDESIQKIIAAGHSICSAPEDVQCRAILYPNLPLSEIGQAVTCNPVVGLVCQNNEQGLKKQCLDYEIRVRCCSCHHTTSTTSPTTTITTTTVPPTTTPVSTTTPTKTSPSSTTKPTTTPFSTTTTTPTTPCSGIMTCEWSDWFNLGAPTTGPNGGEDESIQKIRADGHDICSAPEDVQCRATLYPTLPIKDLGQTITCNSRVGLVCENKMQTSKQDCLDYEIRVRCCTCRPITTTTTPSITTTAPPITTPVVTTTPTTTAPTTTTIPTTPSTTSPTTKTTPVPSTETLVTVTTSTTTITITTTASPTTTTVSTTPLTTTSPTTPNCSGIMTCDWSDWFNLGEPTTGPNGGEDESIQKIIAAGHSICSAPEDVQCRAILYPNLPLSDVGQAVTCNPVVGLVCQNNEQGLKKQCLDYEIRVRCCSCHHTTSTTSPTTTITTTTVPPTTTPVSTTTPTKTSPSSTTKPTTTPFSTTTPPPTTACLGIMTCEWSDWFNLGAPTTGPNGGEDESIQKIRADGHDICSAPEDVQCRSALYPTLPIKDLGQTITCNSRVGLVCENKMQTSKQDCLDYEIRVKCCTCRPITTTTTPSITTTAPPITTPVVTTTPTTTAPMTTTIPTTPLTENPKPCETESELPNNNTNFYARNNAFFYHFTYTSNTYYNTGYNHTYNKYYYNNNCTTYYHTCCNNNTYNNRYCNYYNTHNSFHNLSYNENYPSTKY; encoded by the exons AtgacttgtgattggtcagactGGTTTAATCTTGGAGAACCAACAACtggtccaaatggtggagaagatgaatCTATCCAGAAGATCATTGCTGCTGGCCACAGCATTTGCTCAGCCCCAGAAGATGTTCAGTGTAGAGCTATTTTATATCCCAATCTTCCCCTCTCCGAAATAGGACAGGCTGTTACTTGTAATCCAGTTGTCGGTCTTGTGTGTCAAAATAATGAACAAGGACTCAAGAAACAGTGTTTGGATTATGAGATCCGAGTCAGGTGTTGTTCATGTCATCACACTACATCTACAACCTCTCCTACAACAACAATTACGACCACAACAGTTCCACCAACTACCACCCCAGTTTCAACAACCACTCCCACAAAAACCTCTCCTTCTTCTACTACCAAACCCACAACAACGCCTTTTtcaacaacaactacaacaccAACTACACCCTGTTCGGGTATAATGACCTGTGAATGGTCAGATTGGTTTAATCTTGGAGCACCAACAACtggtccaaatggtggagaagatgaatCTATCCAGAAGATAAGAGCTGATGGGCACGACATCTGCTCAGCTCCAGAAGATGTTCAGTGTAGAGCTACTCTTTACCCAACTCTACCAATCAAAGATCTTGGGCAGACCATAACTTGCAATTCAAGGGTTGGACTAGTCTGTGAAAACAAAATGCAGACTTCCAAACAAGACTGTCTGGACTATGAGATCCGAGTTAGGTGCTGCACCTGCCGTCCGATTACAACTACAACAACTCCTTCAATAACAACAACTGCACCACCTATTACCACACCTGTTGTAACAACAACACCTACAACAACCGCGCCTACAACTACTACAATACCCACAACTCCTTCTACAACCTCTCCTACAACGAAAACTACCCCAGTACCAAGTACTGAAACACTGGTAACAGTGACCACATCTACAACAACTATTACCATAACAACAACTGCATCCCCAACTACGACAACTGTTTCGACTACACCACTTACTACCACAAGCCCAACTACTCCAAACTGTTCTGGAATAAtgacttgtgattggtcagactGGTTTAATCTTGGAGAACCAACAACtggtccaaatggtggagaagatgaatCTATCCAGAAGATCATTGCTGCTGGCCACAGCATTTGCTCAGCCCCAGAAGATGTTCAGTGTAGAGCTATTTTATATCCCAATCTTCCCCTCTCCGATGTAGGACAGGCTGTTACTTGTAATCCAGTTGTCGGTCTTGTGTGTCAAAATAATGAACAAGGACTCAAGAAACAGTGTTTGGATTATGAGATCCGAGTCAGGTGTTGTTCATGTCATCACACTACATCTACAACCTCTCCTACAACAACAATTACGACCACAACAGTTCCACCAACTACCACCCCTGTTTCAACAACCACTCCCACAAAAACCTCTCCTTCTTCTACTACCAAACCCACAACAACGCCTTTTTCAACAACAACTCCACCACCAACTACAGCCTGTTTGGGTATAATGACCTGTGAATGGTCAGATTGGTTTAATCTTGGAGCACCAACAACtggtccaaatggtggagaagatgaatCTATCCAGAAGATAAGAGCTGATGGGCACGACATCTGCTCAGCTCCTGAAGATGTTCAGTGTAGATCTGCTCTTTACCCAACTCTACCAATCAAAGATCTTGGGCAGACCATAACTTGCAATTCAAGGGTTGGACTAGTCTGTGAAAACAAAATGCAGACTTCCAAACAAGACTGTTTGGACTATGAGATCCGAGTTAAGTGCTGCACCTGCCGTCCGATTACAACTACAACAACTCCTTCAATAACAACAACTGCACCACCTATTACCACACCTGTTGTAACAACAACACCTACAACAACCGCTCCTATGACTACTACAATACCCACAACACCTCTCACAGAGAACCCAAAACCCTGTGAAACA GAAAGTGAATTGCCCAACAACAATACAAACTTCTACGCAAGAAACAACGCCTTTTTCTACCACTTCACCTACACCAGTAACACCTACTATAACACCGGTTACAACCACACCTACAACAAGtactactacaacaacaactgcaccaCCTATTACCACACCTGTTGTAACAACAACACCTACAACAACCGCTATTGCAACTACTACAATACCCACAACTCCTTCCACAACCTCTCCTACAACGAAAACTACCCCAGTACCAAGTACTGA
- the LOC130403673 gene encoding mucin-5B-like: protein MYHRFKMANDWLLWLTLSAAFASSFSGQSPVHNGQVCSTWGNFHFKTFDGDLFQLPSSCNYVLTSLCGSSFQDFNIQMRRQLVDGTPTISSVVMKLDGMAVELSKGSVVINGETAILPFSQSGVLIERTTTHIKIKAKLGLSAIWNGEDSFLVELDTKYKNHTCGLCGDFNGMHDEFYSHAIKISPLEYASFWQMNGPTETCNDYELVPVDKCTNMSSLCEQIFAGPAFTSCQGLIDVASLASACVADICHCSSSTTNTSTESKPNSLCLCNTLSEFSRQCVHAGGKPNQWRTLEFCWKTCPFNMEYHECGSPCANTCSNPDASQTCDSHCTDGCFCPEGMVVDDVTNQGCVPLKSCPCSYNGKTYMPGESYPSNCKTCTCHGGGQWDCRDGECPGTCSVEGGSHINTFDDKVYTFHGDCSYVLAKDCKGNQFQIQADLAQCGLTDSETCLQSVTIALTAEKTVISIQPSGKVYVNGIYSQLPFSAAGIYAFRASSFFLLVHTSSGLQLEVQLQPIMQLYITVNNAYQGKTCGLCGNFNKNQADDFLKLSGVVDATPVGFANSWKTHASCLDIKSKFEDPCSLSLENEKYAKHWCTLLTDPSGVFAPCHPELSPETYRYNCMYDSCNCENSEACMCAAISSYVHACAAAGIQLPDWRNGVCGKYATTCRASLVYSYDITQQSRTCRCLSQADPTCHLTFSSVDGCTCAEGLYLDDTGKCVTADGCPCYDKDSVVLPGKVINKDGVVCSCKGGKLSCIGQLYQMQTCVAPMVFFNCSTAGPGAKGTECQKSCATLDMACVSTQCISGCVCPEGMVSDGKGECIPMESCPCVHNSATYQPGDSIKIDCNTCTCKQRSWQCSNNLCYGRCSVYGDGHFITFDEKSFNFDGSCEYTLAQDYCIGQSNGTFRVITENVPCGTTGTTCSKTIKVFLENSELILTEGTYQISNGKEDATPFHISTMGIYLVIEANNGLILMWDKRTSIFIKLSPDWKGRVCGLCGNYDGNANNDLTTRSNAVVTNPLLFGNSWKDSASCPNAVAPKSPCAMNPYRQPWAQKQCSIIQSTVFSGCHSVVDPSPYYEACVFDSCACDSGGDCECFCTAVAAYAQACNEAGTCIQWRTPVICPLFCDYYNPPGGCEWHYKPCGSPCQKTCRNPFGGCSTQIPPLEGCYPKCPPEQPFFDEDNMKCVQKDQCGCYDKEQGHFNTGDTVPTTKNCLSCLCNLMTIQCRYDVQACTCTYNGKIYGIGETIYNTTDGLGSCITAVCSKNGTIDRDIYQCSTTPPRTTTPIATSHLTTPFTFTTITSEPVPCRPCKWSEWFDTSFPTLGTPGGDSETYDKIRAAGHSICDQPSQIECRAEKFPNVTINKVGQVVQCDVAHGLTCNNQDQAGPLALCFNYQVRVLCCDYVACTTPQITSITSETTTPLTESPKTCETACDWSKWISIDYPEYGHGGGDIENIKTIFEKGYDICDAPIAIKCQAVRFPGVPLSELGQKVECNTQVGLICENKDQFPPICYDYEIKVECCRKVNCPTTIQTSTQETTPFSTTSPTPVTPTITPVTTTPTTSTTTTTTIPPTNSLTSTSPATPTCPGTIFCEWSDWFNLGAPTTGPNGGEDESIQKIRADGHDICSAPEDVQCRSALYPTLPIKDLGQTITCNSRVGLVCENKMQTSKQDCLDYEIRVKCCTCRPITTTTTPSITTTAPPITTPVVTTTPTTTAPMTTTIPTTPLTENPKPCETESELPNNNPNFYARNNAIFYHFTYTSNTYYNTGYNHTYNKYYYNNNYTTHYYTYYNTYYNTGYNHTYNKYYYNNNCTTYYHTCCNNNTYNNRYCNYYNTHNSFHNLSYNENYPSTKY, encoded by the exons ATGTACCACAGGTTCAAAATGGCAAACGACTGGCTGCTCTGGCTGACACTTTCAGCAGCGTTTGCATCTTCTTTTAGCG GCCAAAGCCCCGTTCACAATGGCCAGGTTTGCAGTACTTGGGGCAACTTCCACTTCAAGACATTCGATGGGGACCTCTTTCAGTTGCCCTCAAGCTGCAACTATGTCCTGACGTCTCTGTGCGGTAGCAGCTTCCAGGACTTCAACATCCAGATGAGGAGGCAGCTGGTCGATGGAACGCCCACCATCAGCAGTGTGGTCATGAAGCTGGACGGCATGGCGGTGGAGCTATCCAAGGGCTCCGTAGTCATCAATGGCGAGAC CGCAATTTTGccattcagccaatcaggagtcCTCATTGAGAGAACGACCACCCACATCAAAATCAAAGCAAAGTTGGGACTGAGTGCCATCTGGAATGGGGAAGATTCCTTCCTG GTCGAACTAGACACAAAGTACAAGAATCATACTTGTGGTCTTTGTGGAGACTTCAATGGTATGCACGATGAGTTCTACAGCCATG CTATCAAGATTTCCCCTCTCGAGTATGCAAGCTTCTGGCAAATGAACGGCCCAACAGAGACCTGCAATGACTATGAACTGGTTCCCGTGGATAAATGCACTAACATG AGCTCTCTCTGCGAGCAGATATTCGCAGGGCCAGCCTTCACCAGCTGCCAGGGTCTGATAGATGTGGCCTCCCTCGCCAGTGCCTGTGTGGCTGATATCTGTCACTGCAGCAGCAGTACTACCAACACCAGCACAGAGAGCAAGCCCAACTCCCTGTGCCTCTGCAACACACTCTCTGAGTTCTCCAGACAGTGTGTTCATGCCGGCGGAAAACCAAACCAGTGGAGGACCCTGGAGTTCTGCT GGAAGACTTGTCCCTTCAACATGGAGTACCACGAGTGTGGAAGTCCCTGCGCTAACACATGCAGCAACCCCGATGCCAGCCAGACCTGTGACAGCCATTGTACCGATGGATGCTTCTGCCCAGAAG GCATGGTTGTGGACGACGTAACCAACCAAGGTTGTGTTCCACTGAAAAGCTGCCCATGCAGCTACAACGGCAAGACCTACATGCCTGGGGAGTCCTACCCCAGCAACTGCAAGACATG TACGTGTCATGGAGGCGGACAGTGGGACTGTAGAGACGGGGAGTGTCCAGGGACATGCTCTGTAGAAGGAGGGTCTCACATTAACACCTTCGATGACAAGGTCTACACCTTCCATGGAGATTGCTCCTATGTTCTGGCCAAG GACTGCAAAGGAAACCAGTTTCAGATCCAGGCAGACCTGGCGCAGTGTGGACTGACTGATAGTGAGACCTGTTTGCAGTCTGTCACCATAGCCCTCACCGCCGAGAAAACA GTCATCAGTATCCAGCCCAGTGGCAAGGTGTACGTTAATGGCATCTACTCTCAGCTGCCTTTCTCTGCTG CTGGGATATATGCCTTCAGGGCATCTTCATTCTTCTTGCTGGTTCACACCTCATCTGGCCTGCAGCTGGAGGTCCAGCTTCAGCCCATCATGCAGCTCTACATCACTGTCAACAATGCATACCAGGGCAAAACCTGTG GTCTGTGTGGAAACTTCAACAAGAACCAGGCAGATGACTTCCTTAAGCTGAGCGGCGTGGTGGATGCCACGCCTGTTGGCTTCGCCAACAGCTGGAAGACGCACGCAAGCTGCCTCGACATTAAAAGCAAATTTGAGGACCCATGCAGTCTCAGTCTAGAAAATG AAAAGTATGCCAAGCATTGGTGCACTCTGCTGACCGACCCTAGCGGTGTGTTCGCGCCGTGTCATCCTGAGCTCAGCCCTGAAACCTACAGATAT AACTGCATGTATGACAGCTGCAACTGTGAGAACAGCGAGGCCTGCATGTGTGCTGCCATCTCCTCCTACGTGCACGCGTGTGCTGCAGCGGGCATCCAACTCCCAGACTGGAGAAACGGTGTATGTG gcaaGTATGCCACCACCTGTAGGGCCAGCTTGGTCTACAGCTATGACATCACTCAGCAAAGCCGCACGTGTCGTTGCCTCAGCCAGGCTGACCCCACATGCCATCTGACCTTCTCCTCTGTGGATGGTTGTACTTGCGCGGAGGGCTTGTACCTGGATGACACAGGAAAGTGTGTGACTGCTGATGGCTGTCCATGTTACGACAAGGACTCTGTGGTGCTGCCCGGGAAGGTTATCAACAAGGACGGCGTTGTGTG tTCCTGTAAAGGGGGCAAACTCAGCTGCATTGGACAGCTTTACCAAATGCAAA CTTGCGTGGCCCCAATGGTGTTCTTCAACTGCTCCACGGCGGGCCCTGGGGCCAAGGGAACCGAATGCCAGAAGAGCTGTGCCACTCTGGACATGGCCTGT GTGAGCACACAGTGCATTTCTGGCTGCGTGTGTCCAGAGGGGATGGTGTCTGACGGTAAAGGAGAGTGCATCCCAATGGAGTCCTGTCCCTGTGTTCACAACAGCGCCACATACCAGCCAGGAGATAGCATTAAGATTGACTGTAACACATG CACATGCAAGCAGAGGTCATGGCAGTGCAGTAATAACCTGTGCTATGGCAGATGTTCTGTCTACGGAGATGGCCACTTCATCACTTTCGATGAGAAGAGCTTCAACTTTGATGGCAGCTGTGAATACACACTTGCTCAA GACTACTGCATAGGGCAAAGCAATGGGACCTTTAGAGTCATCACTGAGAACGTCCCCTGTGGAACTACAGGGACCACCTGCTCCAAGACCATCAAAGTGTTCCTTGAG AACTCAGAGCTTATTTTGACAGAAGGAACCTACCAGATCTCAAATGGAAAAGAAGATGCAACACCGTTCCATATCAGTACTATGGGGATCTACCTTGTCATTGAAGCAAACAATGGCCTCATCCTAATGTGGGACAAGAGGACCAGCATATTTATTAAGCTCAGCCCAGATTGGAAG GGtcgtgtgtgtggtctgtgcgGTAACTACGATGGGAATGCCAATAATGACCTGACTACAAGGAGCAATGCTGTGGTGACCAACCCGCTGTTATTTGGAAACAGTTGGAAGGATTCTGCAAGCTGTCCAAATGCCGTGGCCCCAAAGAGCCCTTGTGCTATGAATCCTTACAGGCAGCCCTGGGCACAGAAGCAGTGCAGCATCATACAGAGCACAGTGTTCTCCGGCTGCCACTCAGTG GTGGATCCAAGTCCTTACTACGAGGCCTGTGTGTTTGACTCATGTGCATGTGACAGCGGAGGAGACTGCGAATGTTTCTGTACTGCTGTAGCAGCATATGCTCAGGCATGCAATGAAGCTGGAACCTGCATACAATGGAGAACCCCTGTGATCTGTC CGTTATTCTGTGACTACTATAATCCCCCTGGTGGATGTGAGTGGCACTACAAGCCATGTGGCTCACCTTGCCAGAAAACCTGCCGGAACCCCTTCGGCGGCTGCTCTACACAAATACCTCCCCTAGAAG GTTGCTATCCAAAATGCCCTCCTGAGCAGCCATTCTTTGACGAGGACAATATGAAGTGTGTTCAAAAGGACCAATGTGGTTGCTATGATAAGGAGCAGGGCCACTTTAACACCGGTGACACAgtgccaacaacaaaaaactgCCTTTCATG CTTGTGCAACCTCATGACTATCCAATGCCGCTATGATGTCCAAG CCTGCACCTGCACATACAATGGAAAGATATATGGAATTGGAGAGACTATCTACAACACAACAGATGGGCTTGGTTCCTGCATTACAGCAGTGTGTTCAAAGAATGGTACCATTGATAGAGATATTTACCAGTGCTCTACAACCCCACCAAGAACAACTACCCCTATAGCAACCAGCCACTTGACtacaccatttacatttacaacaATCACTTCAG AACCCGTACCATGCAGACCATGTAAATGGTCGGAATGGTTTGATACCAGCTTCCCTACGCTTGGAACTCCTGGGGGGGACTCTGAAACCTATGATAAGATTCGAGCAGCTGGACACTCAATATGTGATCAACCAAGTCAGATTGAATGCAGAGCCGAGAAGTTCCCAAACGTGACCATAAACAAGGTGGGGCAGGTTGTGCAATGTGATGTGGCCCACGGACTAACATGTAACAACCAAGACCAGGCGGGCCCGCTTGCTCTATGCTTCAACTACCAGGTCAGAGTACTGTGCTGTGATTATGTTGCTTGTACTACACCCCAAATTACATCTATAACTAGTGAAACTACAACACCTCTCACAGAGAGCCCGAAAACCTGTGAAACAGCATGTGATTGGTCAAAGTGGATAAGCATAGACTATCCTGAGTATGGCCATGGAGGGGGGGATATTGAAAACATTAAGACAATTTTTGAGAAAGGTTATGATATATGCGATGCACCAATAGCTATTAAGTGTCAAGCAGTACGTTTTCCAGGTGTGCCTCTCTCTGAATTGGGACAAAAGGTAGAGTGTAATACACAAGTTGGATTAATATGTGAAAACAAAGATCAATTCCCACCCATATGTTATGACTATGAGATAAAGGTGGAATGCTGTAGGAAAGTGAATTGCCCAACAACAATCCAAACTTCTACGCAAGAAACAACGCCATTTTCTACCACTTCACCTACACCAGTAACACCTACTATAACACCGGTTACAACCACACCTACAACAAGtactactacaacaacaactataCCACCCACTAATTCACTTACTAGTACAAGCCCAGCCACTCCAACCTGTCCTGGTACAATATTTTGTGAATGGTCAGATTGGTTTAATCTTGGAGCACCAACAACtggtccaaatggtggagaagatgaatCTATCCAGAAGATAAGAGCTGATGGGCACGACATCTGCTCAGCTCCTGAAGATGTTCAGTGTAGATCTGCTCTTTACCCAACTCTACCAATCAAAGATCTTGGGCAGACCATAACTTGCAATTCAAGGGTTGGACTAGTCTGTGAAAACAAAATGCAGACTTCCAAACAAGACTGTTTGGACTATGAGATCCGAGTTAAGTGCTGCACCTGCCGTCCGATTACAACTACAACAACTCCTTCAATAACAACAACTGCACCACCTATTACCACACCTGTTGTAACAACAACACCTACAACAACCGCTCCTATGACTACTACAATACCCACAACACCTCTCACAGAGAACCCAAAACCCTGTGAAACA GAAAGTGAATTGCCCAACAACAATCCAAACTTCTACGCAAGAAACAACGCCATTTTCTACCACTTCACCTACACCAGTAACACCTACTATAACACCGGTTACAACCACACCTACAACAAGtactactacaacaacaactataCCACCCACTACTACACTTACTA TAACACCTACTATAACACCGGTTACAACCACACCTACAACAAGtactactacaacaacaactgcaccaCCTATTACCACACCTGTTGTAACAACAACACCTACAACAACCGCTATTGCAACTACTACAATACCCACAACTCCTTCCACAACCTCTCCTACAACGAAAACTACCCCAGTACCAAGTACTGA